A window from Anser cygnoides isolate HZ-2024a breed goose chromosome 1, Taihu_goose_T2T_genome, whole genome shotgun sequence encodes these proteins:
- the LOC106045206 gene encoding suppressor of cytokine signaling 1-like, with protein MIRGRPDDLHNTHATVSRPQRQHRSVLPSPAPPGLPDRFRMFRSCEWEVLERSLNILQASDFYWGPLSVGEAHAKLQREPVGTYLVRDSSQGNCLFSLSVRMPTGPVSLRISFQEGYFRLKNWFSDCVVRLLELVVAGTRNNPLHFDEMGGTPLVFSEPLCRSRRAVPTLRELCRRRLPAAGGAAAAGDTAGTCPQEVAASPLGRRRGSEQSVVPSPSAAGAGR; from the coding sequence ATGATCAGAGGGAGGCCAGATGATCTGCACAACACGCACGCCACTGTTTCTCGTCCGCAAAGGCAGCATCGGAGTGttctccccagccccgcgccgcctGGCTTGCCCGATCGCTTCCGGATGTTTCGCAGCTGTGAGTGGGAGGTCCTGGAGCGGTCCCTCAACATCCTCCAGGCCAGCGACTTCTACTGGGGCCCCCTGTCCGTGGGGGAGGCCCACGCCAAGCTCCAGCGGGAGCCCGTCGGCACCTACTTGGTGCGGGACAGCTCGCAGGGCAACTGCTTGTTCAGCCTGAGCGTGCGGATGCCCACGGGGCCCGTCAGCCTCCGCATCTCTTTCCAGGAGGGCTATTTCCGCCTGAAGAACTGGTTTTCGGACTGCGTGGTccggctgctggagctggtggtggCGGGGACCCGCAACAACCCCTTGCACTTTGATGAGATGGGGGGAACCCCCCTGGTCTTCTCCGAGCCCTTGTGCCGGAGCCGCCGAGCGGTGCCCACGCTTCGAGAACTGTGCCGCCGGCGCCTGCCTGCCGCCGGTGGTGCTGCTGCCGCGGGGGACACCGCAGGGACGTGCCCGCAGGAGGTGGCGGCGTCACCCCTGGGCAGGAGGCGGGGGTCAGAGCAAAGTGttgtccccagcccctccgcagccggggctgggagATGA